Proteins encoded by one window of Juglans regia cultivar Chandler chromosome 15, Walnut 2.0, whole genome shotgun sequence:
- the LOC108993054 gene encoding uncharacterized protein LOC108993054 translates to MTASLIKTFIMAEVKEAIFNMNPLGSPSLDGFLVAFYQNYWETVGPRVSAAVLEVQNDTYIALVWKSKSPLKVTEFRPIGLCNVFYKIIAKILANRLKVILPDIISSIQSAVVPGRLITDNVIVAFESMHIMKTRMKGKEGFMALKLQMSKAYDKEKFTPSRGIRKGDPHSSYLFILCFEVLSNLLNIAEASGLITGTITSSFGLQLLKDACLGRKVSLVIIHAHKFNSKYYYSAYPKGKEEIMSTSYASADQTTYIFFYGGTNMKWVTGLASKVEIVAEASNRITGIRFGVSHRGNPQTVEASLLQNVRNSNPADRDEVVEELKHFIQQEHSEGWLVLTENGSVFEKGYGRSVLETMDAFETEWKKDVERSRNFGRSFKDALGSRPRV, encoded by the exons ATGACTGCTAGTCTTATCAAAACATTCATTATGGCAGAGGTTAAAGAAGCTATTTTTAATATGAATCCATTAGGATCTCCTAGTCTTGATGGGTTCCTTGTAGCTTTCTATCAAAACTATTGGGAAACAGTAGGACCTAGAGTGAGTGCTGCTGTTTTAGAGGTCCAAAATGACACTTATATTGCTCTTGTCTGGAAGTCCAAATCTCCTTTAAAGGTTACTGAGTTTAGACCTATTGGTCTTTGTAATGTCttttacaaaatcattgcaaaaataTTAGCTAACAGGCTAAAGGTTATTCTCCCTGACATCATTTCATCTATCCAAAGTGCCGTTGTGCCAGGTAGGCTCATTACTGATAATGTAATAGTAGCTTTTGAATCCATGCATATCATGAAGACTAGAATGAAGGGAAAGGAAGGGTTCATGGCTCTTAAGCTTCAAATGAGCAAAGCTTATGACAAG GAGAAGTTCACTCCATCTAGGGGGATTAGGAAGGGTGATCCTCATTCATCCTACCTTTTCATCCTATGCTTTGAAGTTCTCAGCAATCTTCTTAACATTGCAGAAGCTTCTGGTTTGATCACTG GAACAATCACTAGCTCATTCGGCCTTCAACTTCTCAAGGATGCATGCTTAGGACGTAAGGTCAGCCTTGTGATCATACACGCACACAAATTCAATAG TAAGTACTATTATTCAGCTTACCCAAAAGGCAAGGAGGAAATCATGAGCACTAGTTACGCCTCAGCAGATCAAACAACg TACATATTCTTCTATGGAGGCACGAACATGAAATGGGTCACAGGACTTGCTAGCAAAGTAGAAATAGTGGCGGAAGCATCGAACCGGATCACGGGTATAAGATTTGGTGTAAGTCACCGTGGTAATCCACAGACCGTCGAAGCCAGTTTACTGCAAAATGTCCGGAACAGTAATCCGGCCGATCGTGACGAGGTTGTCGAGGAACTGAAACATTTCATCCAGCAAGAGCATAGTGAGGGATGGCTTGTGCTGACGGAGAATGGTTCCGTGTTTGAGAAAGG ATACGGGAGAAGTGTACTAGAAACCATGGACGCTTTCGAGACGGAATGGAAGAAGGACGTAGAAAGATCAAGAAATTTCGGAAGGAGTTTCAAGGATGCATTAGGATCAAGGCCACGAGTCTAA